The following is a genomic window from Fusarium oxysporum Fo47 chromosome IV, complete sequence.
GGTCAGACACCATGTCCTGTCGATGATGCCGGGTCCGAGTGGTGTTGCATGCATCAAGGGCCCTGTTCTCCATGAAGATGCATGGCTCAAGCGGGGTACAGCACCTCATGACGGATCAGCTGAGCTTGACTGCCCACAATGGAAGCTTACTGAGACTCTCTCGCTTGGCAGAGTCAATGTTCTCATGATGTCAATTGATCGATCGATGAATGATTGTCTATTCAATGACATCAAATCAGTTGGTTCACTACGAGCTCAAATAAAGATCcgcaagatcttcaagtCTCCGAAACAATAGACCTGCAGATTGTCGTTCATCTGTGGAGAGCTGATAACGGATCAGTGGGGGAGCTTTGACATGTTCTCAGCTTAGGCCTCGGTCTAGATTGTGCCGGGGTCGACATGCAGAGAAgaatggagaagaagaaagtcgGTTAAAGCGGCGGGAAAAAAGAACAACGGGTCATCGTCATCCCTATCGTAACTCTGTTTTACGGATACAGCGGTTTTGCAGCCTCCCATTTTCTTAGCCGCTGTCTTGATAGCGTCTCGTATTTGGGGAGGCTGGCCGTTTAGCCCGGATCCGAAGCCGTATCCGGGCTTTCGCAGTATCATACGAAAATACCACGAGCGGAGCAGAGACAATTAAAACGATTGTTACAATGAGTCAATTGACTTCTGATGATTGACCTGACGTCAGCACAAGGAATTACTCCTCCGCTGACAGTTTCTGCATGCTTTAGTTCAAAGTCCCTGGACGCATATCGCACACAGCCCGCTCACCCACGATATCGAGCTAAGCAGCCCACCACGATCTAGACTCTTGAAAAATGGCCGGTCGGGAGTTCGTATCAGTGGTTGGTAAGACTCGCAAGCCACCCAACTACTGCACCATCCAACGGATCTGGAAAAGCCTCTTGTCTCATAGCAGTTCCCTCCGGCCATTTTTTTCACTACAGCAACTCACTCACAAACTCTTGGCAGGGTTTTGTCCGTGCTATTGGTGATCTGATGCCAGGGGTGTGGAGATCCATGCCGTTGTTGGCGTATGCGTGGCTTGCGAGCAGGCCAACCCTGGTTGCTTAGTCGACGCTAGCCCTGCAATACGAGACCTGATCACCCATCGTCTGATCGATATAAACCGAGGTTTTGACAGGGGGAGGTTGGGAGCCCTCTTGAGTGCAGAGCAGCAAACTATTAAACCAGCCTTCACCAATTGCGAATTGACTCGAAAGTCATACTTACTATATCAACGTGCGTGAGAACATTAAAATCATCTCATCCTTATTCTTCAAGTTTTTGTATAATTGTACATTACTGACAAGCCATCTGTTGTACCTTGTTACACGACACTAGCAAGAATGTTCTCCAAAGCCATCGCAGCCCTCGCCCTCGCGGCACCTCTTGTCTCAGCCCAAACATTCACAAAGTGTAACCCCATGACAGCCAGTAAGTCTCACCCTTTTTATCCCAATAACTCGGTACACTTGACTTACACAGCATAGCATGTCCTGCCGACCCTGCTTTTGGAAGAGATACTGTTCACTGTGACTTTACAAAGGGCGCTTGTGAAGCTTTTGCAGAGGATGCCGGCACTGCGCTTGAGCACAACGAAAATGGTGCTGTCTTTACAATTTCAGGTCCCAACCAGGCTCCTACAATTGCGACGGGCAAGTACATCTTTTTTGGCCGCGTGGATGTTGAGGTGCAGGCCTCTACGGGTGTAGGCATCTGCACTAGTGCTGTTCTTCAGTCTGATAACCTTGACGAGGTATGTCCACCACCAACTTGTATAGAGTATAGATCATTAACTAACAACCTCAGATTGACTGGGAATGGTTGGGCGGCGACAACGCACAGGTTCAGTCAAATTACTTTAGCAAGGGTGACGTTTCAACATATGATCGTGGTGAATTCCATCCCGTCGCAAACCCAACAGGCCAATTCCATCTCTACTCCATCGAGTGGACACCCGCCGCCATCAACTGGCTGATCGACGACGTTGTCGTCCGAACTCTGCCCTATACCGATGCCACGGGCCCCAATGGCTATCCCCAAACCCCCATGCAGATCAAGCTCGGAACATGGACCGCTGGTTCTCCCGATGCTGCTCCTGGTACCATCGCCTGGGCCGGTGGTCTGGCCGACTACTCCCAGGGCCCCTTCAACGCTTACTACAAGAGCATCTCCATTGTCGACTACGCAGGTACCGATGCCCCCACCACTAGTAGCGTGCGAGAGTACCTTTTTGGCGATCATTCTGGATCTTGGAAGAGCATTCAGCAGATCAAGTAAGATGTGGTGATGATTCAAAATGCATGAAAGAGATAGGACTTTAATGAGGGTTTAATGAAAGAGGGGGAATACCACGGTTTATGAGCATTGCAGCATTTAATAGACGATAAATATAATTACGATCACTTCGACAACTTCCTaactttctttatatttcCTGTTTCTTGTGACTGTCCTCTGATCATCTGATCATCTATGATCCAGACTGTGCGGAGGATGGCGACCCATCCGTTATGTGGGGCTGATCGAGGCATCATATCTTGACTTTCGAAATCCGAATACTCGAGCTGGGAAGCCAGTTAAATTCTCTACTTCGTTGTTTTATACTGTTACTGGTTTGTTGTCATGGTTTCCAACCTCCATCTCCGAGACTGACGTCCAAGCTCTACCCTACCagggaggcaagaaaacttgggacctTACCCTAaatgatgaaaagacttagCTAACCTTGGGCAAGACTCAGTAAACTTCAAGCTCAATTACTCTTAACACCTAAGgggtcagaagttttcttgttCCTTGAGGTTTGCACAACACAACATCAATCATCCGCATATCAGAACATCAAGTTTTCACGATAGATTGGAGCTTTTTTACAACTTCCACTGCTTTAAAGGAACTTTATCTGAGATGATGCAAAAAACAGAATTGCTTGTCAGTCGTGCAGAGAGCAAAAGAGTGGTTCCGCCCGGGATCGAACCGGggaccttctcggtgttAACGAGATGCCATAACCAACTAGACCACGGAACCGGTCTGTGATTGGATGATTGGTGCAGCGCCAGATGGGTCTGAAGTCACTATCAGTCTCATTTTGGTGGTGTGTTGTTTGAGGGAGCCTCTAACTTCAGGCTTGTGTCCAAGCTCTTGAGTCAGTTTCGTGACTGGTGTTTCTGCGTCTTCTTTAGTTGATCATAGATAGAATCAAAGTGGCCAAAGAGACGTGAGAGTGATAGGGCCTTCCAGAAAATCAAAACCTTGCTCGTGAATATCAGTTCGTTCAAACATCGAAGCAAGTAGAAAGATATGCGAAGTTCCAACATTTACTCCTTGGCATCGTAACGATAATGATTTCCATGGAAGCGAACTCGGGTTAATCCTGAGCAACAGGCAGAAGCTAGCCCGATATCGCTCAACGTGGCTTGTGTAACAATAGGTAGTGGATCTGCTCTGAACCATAGACCCAGTGGCAAAGGGACACTGATTGATGTAATGGTAGAATTGATAGGCCCCTCGAGAGACCATTCATTCGTGGCCCCACTCGCTTCTACTTCCTCTGATCCACTCACTTATCTTGATGCGCTCTGAATGCTTCATCTTTACTTTTTACTTGCGTCCTGTGGCACGGAAATCTAACTCTTACTGTTTTCTACCTACCTATGTTCCGTTTTGCCCAACATTCCCTTTGTCAAGTCGTACTATCGCCAAATCTTGCTTTCATTCAGTGCAGGCTCTGAGGCGAAGCATAGTGTCTGTCGTTGATtacctgtggctgagagcttataatcACCTCTCTGAGCTTGTTGGTGAGTCTCTTATGCGAACTCTATAAGAAATCTTGACTGACGTTTTTGGGAGTGTTTTCAGCGAAGCGCCAGTACGGAACAAGAAACTCAACGTCCGTCTGGCAACTTGTTTGCCTCCGTCTCTGAGGATTCGTGCCAACCAAAGCTGCTCGAAACAAGACAAAGATCCTCTCCAACGAACGACCTAAAGTTTTGCACAAAGGTCTCCCAAGAAAGATGTCTACGCCCTCTCTAGACCAGCAGGACACAGAGTCCGTATCCTCCGTCGACAGCTTTGACCCAGCTCCGACTCTGGTCCTCAAGAAAATCACCAGAGAAGAAGCGCTAGAGCAAACCAGCGAGCATATCGGCAAGATGGGCAAATCGAAGTTTCCCGACAAACTCTTGAAGCCAGCAGTATCGAAGTGGCTGACTGAATCTGTTCTTCGTGTTCTGCCTCCTAAGATGAAGCACACCGTTCATGCCTGGTGCCTGAGTCACGATCCGATGTGGTTTAACAAACTTTCCGAATTTATCGATGAAGATATCTCAGAGTGGGAATATACCGTCGAAGTCCCCAACCAGCGAAAAGACATGGTCTGGTGCGGAAATAGAGGTATTATAGTCATAGAGACCTTAGTAGTATTTCTAGCATTTAGTTACAATAAGGCGGATATCGTATTACTACATCTAGCTTTCAGTTGTGATGAAGGTGGATATGACGTTTTAGGCTATCATTCCTTCTGTAGGCTTTGCCGCATTCGCATTTGAACCTCTTGTCTTCAGAGTGAGTCAATTCATGCGAATCGCGGGTCCATTTAGTCGCGAAGGACTTTCCGCATCCCTCCACACGGCATTCGAAATCCTTTTTTCCAGTAACCGATCGGATGTGAATCGTCGAGGGATACTAGCATAACCGGATAGACATAGTCTCTTGCAGCTGCACATGGAACTGcccttgatgttggtgtcatAGGTATAAGTGCTGTTGAGATCATTGCcgttcttgaagaaggtGTACTTAAGCTGATCTTCCTTAAGCTCTTCGGTGATATTATCGTGGAGCTCCGGGTACATAGACCATTCAGGTAgttcttcctttttcttgttACTGGCTATGTTGAATGGAGTCTCGGTCACGTCTAGAGAGTGTTTCTGAAGCTGTTAGGAGCTGGGATTTTGCCGCGTTGCTGTCGCTGTTgctgtcgctgtcgctgtcgctggtgctggtgctggtgggAAAGATGAGGTCTTCAGATTGCCTAGGGACCGGGTG
Proteins encoded in this region:
- a CDS encoding concanavalin A-like lectin/glucanase domain-containing protein, which gives rise to MFSKAIAALALAAPLVSAQTFTKCNPMTATCPADPAFGRDTVHCDFTKGACEAFAEDAGTALEHNENGAVFTISGPNQAPTIATGKYIFFGRVDVEVQASTGVGICTSAVLQSDNLDEIDWEWLGGDNAQVQSNYFSKGDVSTYDRGEFHPVANPTGQFHLYSIEWTPAAINWLIDDVVVRTLPYTDATGPNGYPQTPMQIKLGTWTAGSPDAAPGTIAWAGGLADYSQGPFNAYYKSISIVDYAGTDAPTTSSVREYLFGDHSGSWKSIQQIK